Proteins encoded in a region of the Pseudomonas sp. PDNC002 genome:
- a CDS encoding amidohydrolase family protein encodes MSYDIIIKNGLYFDGSDAPGSLRHVGIKDGRIDTLSVSPLDESGCAEVIDASGRWVTPGFLEIHSHYDAEAIAAPALKESVRHGVTTVSVGSCSISMVLGEAEDCSDLFTRVEAVPREQVLPILRDKRTWKDAKGYRAFYDQQPLGPNLCSFLGHSELRVTVMGLERAISGAKPTEAELQRMEELLEQALDAGCFGLSVMTTRLDKMDGDRAWSSPLPSTFASWKEFSRLFAVLRRRNALMQGAPNAVTKINVFAFLYQAHGWFRRPLKCSMLTALDLKSQPFMHRITRASGWVANRLLRGRYRWQTLPAPFVVRIEGLNMNGFEEFGAGEVLRDIKDPEELYTRIQDPAFRERFKKDIKATLSLGLWHRNLSDCWVRECPDASLVGRNFEDIGRARGLDPVDAFFELAGQYRNELKWTTCYGNHRPEIMGKLLASPWTQPGFADSGAHLASHAQYNFPLRMLKYVRDAELAGQSFMDTGRAVHRLTGELADFAGIDAGYIRVGDRADLVVVNPAGLTDELDEVSEAPMEVIGLTRLVKRNDDAVDATLINGRVAYRRESGFPEALGKERVFGTFLPGRDVLSRPQEVSAGTPVYSN; translated from the coding sequence GTGAGCTACGACATCATCATCAAGAACGGCCTCTACTTCGACGGCAGCGATGCCCCCGGCAGCCTGCGCCACGTCGGTATCAAGGATGGCCGCATCGACACCCTGAGCGTCAGCCCGCTGGACGAAAGTGGCTGCGCGGAAGTCATCGACGCCAGTGGCCGCTGGGTCACCCCGGGCTTCCTGGAAATCCACTCGCACTACGACGCCGAAGCCATCGCCGCCCCGGCGCTGAAGGAATCGGTACGTCATGGCGTAACCACCGTCTCCGTTGGTTCCTGCTCGATCAGCATGGTGCTGGGCGAGGCCGAGGACTGCTCGGACCTGTTCACCCGTGTCGAAGCCGTGCCACGCGAGCAGGTGCTGCCGATCCTGCGCGACAAGCGCACCTGGAAGGACGCCAAGGGCTATCGCGCCTTCTACGACCAGCAACCGCTGGGACCGAATCTCTGCTCCTTCCTCGGCCACTCCGAACTGCGCGTCACGGTGATGGGCCTGGAGCGTGCCATCAGCGGCGCCAAGCCCACCGAAGCCGAACTGCAACGCATGGAAGAGCTGCTGGAGCAGGCGCTGGATGCCGGCTGCTTCGGCCTCTCGGTGATGACCACGCGGCTGGACAAGATGGACGGCGACCGCGCCTGGTCCAGCCCGCTGCCCTCCACCTTCGCCAGCTGGAAGGAGTTTTCCCGCCTGTTCGCTGTACTGCGCCGGCGCAACGCGCTGATGCAGGGCGCGCCCAACGCGGTCACCAAGATCAACGTGTTCGCCTTCCTCTACCAGGCCCACGGCTGGTTCCGCCGGCCGCTGAAGTGCTCGATGCTCACCGCGCTGGACCTCAAGTCCCAGCCGTTCATGCACCGCATCACCCGTGCCTCCGGCTGGGTCGCCAACCGCCTGCTACGCGGCCGCTACCGTTGGCAGACCCTGCCGGCGCCCTTCGTGGTGCGCATCGAGGGGCTGAACATGAACGGCTTCGAGGAGTTCGGTGCCGGCGAAGTGCTGCGCGACATCAAGGACCCGGAGGAGCTCTACACGCGCATCCAGGACCCGGCCTTCCGCGAGCGCTTCAAGAAGGACATCAAGGCAACCCTCAGCCTCGGCCTGTGGCACCGCAACCTGTCCGACTGCTGGGTGCGCGAGTGCCCGGACGCCTCTCTGGTCGGGCGCAACTTCGAGGACATCGGCCGCGCGCGCGGACTCGACCCGGTGGACGCCTTCTTCGAGCTGGCCGGCCAATACCGCAACGAACTCAAATGGACCACCTGCTACGGCAACCACCGCCCCGAGATCATGGGCAAGCTGCTGGCCAGCCCGTGGACCCAGCCGGGGTTCGCCGACTCCGGCGCGCATCTGGCCTCCCATGCGCAGTACAACTTCCCGCTGCGCATGCTCAAGTACGTGCGCGACGCCGAACTGGCCGGGCAGAGCTTCATGGATACCGGCCGCGCGGTGCACCGCCTGACCGGCGAGCTGGCGGATTTCGCCGGGATCGATGCGGGCTATATCCGCGTCGGCGACCGTGCCGATCTGGTGGTGGTCAACCCGGCTGGGCTGACCGACGAACTGGATGAAGTCAGCGAGGCACCCATGGAGGTCATCGGGCTGACACGGCTGGTGAAGCGCAATGACGATGCGGTGGACGCCACGCTGATCAATGGCCGCGTGGCGTATAGGCGTGAAAGCGGCTTCCCCGAAGCCTTGGGCAAGGAGCGCGTGTTCGGCACCTTCCTGCCGGGGCGCGATGTGCTGAGCCGTCCGCAGGAGGTCTCCGCCGGGACGCCGGTGTACAGCAACTGA
- a CDS encoding sulfite exporter TauE/SafE family protein: MNAPAIALGGFILLAYTLEAITGFGSVVIALSLGALLMPIETLLPILVPLNIGMTGYLCWRHHRLIDTRLLLRTVLPGMLVGMVIGYLLLPHLDPQPLKRGLGVLILWFAGRELWRLRATAPVRAHTPNWVVRLATGAAGVCHGLFASGGPLLVYALTTRPLDKTRLRATLVCVWFTLNGLLTLAFLLDGRLRPALPQVLVYAPLLLLGVWLGERLHHRFEERHFRLAIHCLLLVSGVLLLSPWSLL, from the coding sequence ATGAACGCACCCGCCATCGCCCTGGGTGGCTTCATCCTGCTGGCCTACACGCTGGAGGCCATCACCGGCTTCGGCAGCGTGGTGATCGCGCTGTCCCTCGGCGCGCTGCTGATGCCCATCGAGACGCTGCTGCCAATCCTGGTGCCGCTGAACATCGGCATGACCGGCTACCTGTGCTGGCGTCACCACCGCCTGATCGATACCCGCCTGCTGCTGCGCACCGTGTTGCCGGGCATGCTGGTGGGCATGGTGATCGGCTACCTGTTGCTGCCGCACCTGGACCCGCAACCGCTCAAGCGCGGCCTGGGTGTGCTGATCCTCTGGTTCGCCGGCCGCGAGCTGTGGCGCCTGCGTGCCACCGCGCCGGTGCGCGCGCATACCCCGAACTGGGTGGTGCGCCTGGCCACCGGCGCGGCAGGCGTCTGCCACGGCCTGTTCGCCTCGGGCGGGCCGTTGCTGGTCTACGCACTGACCACCCGGCCACTGGACAAGACGCGGCTGCGCGCCACCCTGGTCTGCGTCTGGTTCACCCTCAACGGCCTGCTGACCCTGGCCTTCCTCCTCGACGGCCGCCTGCGCCCCGCGCTACCCCAGGTGCTGGTCTACGCACCCTTGCTGCTGCTCGGTGTGTGGCTCGGCGAACGCCTGCACCACCGCTTCGAGGAACGCCATTTCCGCCTCGCCATCCACTGCCTGCTGCTGGTCAGCGGCGTCCTGCTGCTGTCGCCCTGGAGTCTCCTGTGA
- a CDS encoding bile acid:sodium symporter family protein yields the protein MPEVHLEFSGGSMIALNAIIALMMFGVSLELRRDDFVRILRQPKAPAIGMLVQFLLLPAATCLLTIALPIDPELALGMILVATCPSGTFSNIMTWMARGNVAVSASVTAVSGLSAGIFTPLNFALYAGLNPATRDRLTQIHIDPLELVGVVVLVLILPMLLGMALGRHKPQLARRLEKPMRQLSLLVMLGFVGMAFAKNFQQFIAYFHLFFWLVLLLNGTALLLGYTCARLWKLPDADVRAVTLESGIHNSALGMALILTFFPQAGGMLLIAAFWGCWQLFSGLVLAQIWARREPRAAVVTAT from the coding sequence ATGCCTGAAGTCCATCTCGAGTTCTCCGGCGGTTCGATGATCGCGCTGAACGCCATCATCGCCCTGATGATGTTCGGCGTGTCGCTGGAACTGCGCCGCGACGACTTCGTCCGCATCCTGCGTCAGCCCAAGGCTCCGGCGATCGGCATGCTGGTGCAGTTCCTGCTGCTGCCGGCCGCCACCTGCCTGCTGACCATCGCCCTGCCCATCGATCCGGAACTGGCCCTGGGGATGATCCTGGTTGCCACCTGCCCCAGCGGCACCTTCTCCAACATCATGACCTGGATGGCCCGCGGCAATGTTGCCGTCTCGGCCAGCGTCACGGCCGTTTCGGGCCTCAGCGCGGGTATCTTCACGCCGCTGAACTTCGCGCTCTACGCCGGGCTGAATCCGGCGACCCGCGATCGCCTCACGCAGATCCACATCGACCCGCTCGAACTGGTGGGCGTGGTGGTGCTGGTGCTGATCCTGCCGATGCTGCTGGGCATGGCCCTGGGTCGGCACAAGCCGCAGCTGGCGCGGCGCCTGGAGAAGCCCATGCGGCAGTTGTCGCTGCTCGTGATGCTCGGCTTCGTCGGCATGGCCTTCGCCAAGAACTTCCAACAGTTCATCGCCTACTTCCATCTGTTCTTCTGGCTCGTACTGCTGCTCAACGGCACGGCGCTGTTGCTGGGCTACACCTGCGCGCGGCTGTGGAAGCTGCCGGACGCCGACGTGCGCGCCGTCACCCTGGAGAGTGGCATCCACAACTCGGCGCTGGGCATGGCGCTGATCCTCACCTTCTTCCCGCAGGCCGGCGGCATGCTGCTGATCGCGGCGTTCTGGGGCTGCTGGCAGTTGTTCTCCGGGCTGGTCTTGGCGCAAATCTGGGCGCGCCGCGAACCTCGCGCAGCCGTTGTGACCGCAACATGA
- a CDS encoding AraC family transcriptional regulator, which yields MPHTITVHYAQGILQAAQRLGLPLPADLRAETVEARIPLHSQDAFWDSICAASGDPLLGLRLGSALQVGHLDMVGALLMSCEHFGEALEALLEYYPIIAEGSEFQLEQEPAQVRLVYRPSYAVRREERVEAALASLVHLTRWITGAQVSPAAVAFAHQARGEARFYGEILACPVTFDAAQNALCFAVGDLGVPLIQANALMREHLRALADAQLERLGAQSLAGRVQQLLRQNPRWGKEKVAEQLELSGRHLNRKLADEGTSFKLLREQVLHAMAEQLLRDSPRLSEVAERLGFSDESAFAKAFRRWSGMTPGQFRQGA from the coding sequence ATGCCGCACACCATTACCGTCCATTACGCCCAGGGCATCCTGCAGGCCGCCCAGCGCCTGGGTCTGCCATTACCCGCCGACCTGCGCGCCGAGACCGTCGAAGCGCGCATCCCGCTGCACAGCCAGGATGCCTTCTGGGACAGCATCTGCGCCGCTTCCGGTGACCCGTTGCTGGGCCTGCGCCTGGGCAGCGCGCTGCAAGTGGGGCACCTGGACATGGTCGGGGCGCTTTTGATGAGCTGCGAGCATTTCGGCGAGGCGCTGGAAGCCTTGCTGGAGTACTACCCGATCATCGCCGAAGGCAGTGAATTCCAGCTGGAGCAGGAGCCGGCGCAGGTGCGTCTGGTGTACCGGCCCAGTTACGCCGTGCGCCGCGAGGAGCGCGTCGAGGCGGCGCTGGCCAGCCTCGTGCACCTGACGCGCTGGATCACCGGCGCACAGGTGTCGCCGGCCGCCGTGGCCTTCGCTCACCAGGCGCGGGGCGAGGCCCGGTTCTATGGCGAGATACTGGCGTGCCCGGTGACGTTCGACGCGGCCCAGAACGCCCTGTGCTTCGCCGTCGGCGATCTGGGCGTGCCGTTGATCCAGGCTAACGCCTTGATGCGCGAGCACCTGCGCGCCCTGGCCGACGCTCAGCTCGAGCGCCTGGGTGCGCAAAGCCTGGCGGGGCGGGTCCAGCAACTGCTGCGGCAGAACCCGCGCTGGGGCAAGGAGAAGGTGGCGGAGCAACTGGAACTCAGCGGCCGTCACCTCAACCGCAAGCTGGCCGACGAAGGCACCAGCTTCAAGCTCCTGCGCGAACAGGTGCTGCATGCCATGGCCGAGCAGTTGCTGCGCGATTCGCCACGGTTGTCGGAAGTGGCCGAGCGCCTGGGGTTCTCCGACGAGAGTGCCTTCGCCAAGGCGTTCCGTCGCTGGAGCGGCATGACGCCCGGGCAGTTCCGCCAGGGCGCCTGA
- a CDS encoding murein transglycosylase A, translating to MTDSSRHWTRPLLATLCFTTLLSGCGLFGKKPEEAQAPTYSKVDWSDLPQTADTDVLQGFSAWRSACAVRLKKDDIWASTCAEAASVPASAPAIRQFMQAQLQPYQLRSGEGSRNGLITGYYEPVYRGSLQRDAKHSVPVYGVPKDLITVALDSVYPELKGKRLRGKLEGNTLVPYADAAGIRRDGVNAPVLAWLPDQMDLQFLQIQGSGRVQLSSGRQLRLGYADQNGRPYKPVGRWLVEQGELSKEEVSMARIRDWARAHPQRVDELLASNPSYVFFSQRPDSNEGPRGSLNVPLTPGYSVAIDRKVIPLGSLMWLSTTRPDGTSVVRPVAAQDTGGAIVGEVRADLFWGTGDAAGELAGHMKQDGQLWLLWPKNKTLPGA from the coding sequence GTGACCGATTCGTCCCGCCACTGGACCCGCCCTCTCCTCGCCACCCTGTGTTTCACCACCCTGCTTTCGGGCTGTGGCCTGTTCGGCAAAAAGCCCGAAGAGGCCCAGGCGCCCACCTATTCCAAGGTCGACTGGTCGGACCTGCCCCAGACTGCCGACACCGACGTGCTGCAAGGCTTCAGTGCCTGGCGCTCGGCCTGCGCGGTACGCCTGAAGAAAGATGACATCTGGGCTTCGACCTGCGCCGAAGCTGCGAGCGTGCCGGCTTCCGCCCCGGCGATCCGCCAGTTCATGCAGGCCCAGCTGCAGCCCTACCAGCTGCGTTCCGGCGAAGGCAGCAGGAACGGTCTGATCACCGGCTACTACGAACCCGTCTACCGCGGCAGCCTGCAACGCGACGCCAAGCACAGCGTGCCCGTGTATGGCGTGCCCAAAGACCTGATCACCGTCGCGCTGGACAGCGTCTACCCCGAACTCAAGGGCAAGCGCCTGCGCGGCAAGCTCGAAGGCAACACCCTGGTGCCCTACGCCGACGCTGCCGGCATCCGCCGCGATGGCGTGAATGCGCCGGTACTGGCCTGGCTGCCCGATCAGATGGATCTGCAATTCCTGCAGATCCAGGGTTCGGGCCGGGTGCAGTTGAGCTCCGGCCGCCAGCTGCGCCTGGGCTACGCCGACCAGAACGGTCGCCCCTACAAGCCCGTTGGCCGCTGGCTGGTGGAACAGGGTGAGCTGAGCAAGGAAGAAGTCAGCATGGCGCGCATCCGCGACTGGGCCCGCGCCCACCCGCAGCGCGTCGACGAACTGTTGGCGAGCAACCCCAGCTATGTCTTCTTCAGCCAGCGTCCGGACAGCAACGAGGGCCCGCGCGGCTCGCTCAACGTGCCGCTGACTCCCGGCTACAGCGTGGCCATCGACCGCAAGGTGATTCCGCTGGGCAGCCTGATGTGGCTGTCCACCACCCGCCCGGATGGGACTTCGGTGGTACGCCCGGTCGCGGCGCAGGACACCGGCGGCGCCATCGTCGGCGAAGTGCGCGCGGACCTGTTCTGGGGCACCGGCGATGCCGCCGGCGAACTGGCCGGGCACATGAAGCAGGACGGCCAGCTGTGGCTGTTGTGGCCAAAGAACAAGACCCTACCGGGGGCGTAA